Proteins found in one Herbiconiux sp. A18JL235 genomic segment:
- a CDS encoding HAD family hydrolase: MTDTVTRDASRLATARALLFDLDGVLTPTVDVHMKAWARLFAPYLAAQGVEPYTDDDYYLYIDGKPRVEGVRSMLEARGLSLPFGSPDDVAGESTVWALGNRKNDAVAAELAENGVAAYPGSLEFLTAAIAGGYEVAVVSSSRNAEAVLTAAGIRDRFEVIVDGVVAAREGIAGKPAPDTYLRAAERLGFTPAECVVIEDAHSGVQAGRDGDFGLVVGVDRGVGAQELLDSGADIVVDDLAELVSALR; the protein is encoded by the coding sequence ATGACCGACACCGTCACCCGCGATGCGAGCCGTCTCGCGACCGCTCGCGCCCTCCTGTTCGACCTCGACGGCGTGCTCACCCCGACGGTCGACGTGCACATGAAGGCCTGGGCCCGATTGTTCGCACCCTACCTCGCCGCGCAGGGCGTCGAGCCCTACACCGACGACGACTACTACCTCTACATCGACGGCAAGCCGCGGGTCGAGGGCGTGCGCTCGATGCTCGAGGCCAGGGGTCTCAGCCTCCCGTTCGGTTCACCCGACGACGTGGCGGGCGAGTCGACCGTGTGGGCGCTCGGCAACCGCAAGAACGACGCGGTCGCCGCCGAGCTCGCCGAGAACGGCGTCGCCGCCTACCCCGGTTCGCTGGAGTTCCTCACCGCGGCCATCGCCGGCGGGTACGAGGTCGCCGTGGTGTCGAGCTCGCGCAACGCCGAGGCCGTGCTGACGGCGGCCGGCATCCGCGACCGCTTCGAGGTGATCGTCGACGGTGTGGTCGCCGCCCGCGAGGGCATCGCGGGCAAACCCGCTCCCGACACCTACCTACGGGCTGCGGAGCGGCTCGGGTTCACGCCGGCCGAGTGCGTCGTGATCGAAGATGCCCACTCGGGCGTCCAGGCCGGGCGCGACGGCGACTTCGGATTGGTCGTGGGGGTCGACCGGGGCGTCGGAGCGCAGGAACTGCTCGACTCCGGTGCCGACATCGTGGTCGACGATCTCGCCGAGCTGGTATCCGCGCTGCGCTGA